One Siniperca chuatsi isolate FFG_IHB_CAS linkage group LG5, ASM2008510v1, whole genome shotgun sequence DNA window includes the following coding sequences:
- the LOC122876350 gene encoding cytochrome c oxidase subunit 7C, mitochondrial produces the protein MLGQAVRRFTTSAVRSSHYSEGPGKNLPFSVDNKWRLLGMMVVFFGSGFAFPFIVVRHQILKK, from the exons ATGCTGGGACAAGCTGTAAGGCGATTCACAACGTCTGCTGTTCGTTCTTCACACTATTCTGAAGGACCAGGGAAG AACCTGCCATTTTCCGTGGACAACAAGTGGCGTCTTCTCGGCATGATGGTGGTGTTCTTTGGCAGTGGCTTTGCATTCCCCTTCATCGTCGTCAGACATCAGATTCTGAAGAAGTAA